In the genome of Arachis hypogaea cultivar Tifrunner chromosome 9, arahy.Tifrunner.gnm2.J5K5, whole genome shotgun sequence, the window CAATTCATTCAACTGGAGCATTGTGCTTGgctaggggtgcacagacccggcccggcTCGAAGGTCCGgtccggtcccgaacactttagaaactaatttggagtgatttcatcgggtttagggtcgggtacgggtctcaaaaatagacccggtcattatttcggggtCGGGttcgggccatagctcgggtcacccgaagtcggcccggtcatcatacacaattaatattttatgttattagtaatggatcatgactattcttacgtggaatttaagtattataaaccttaatattttgtgttattagccattataagactataagttaatgttttatgtttagaatgcataagattttagactaatacataagattgtgttatttgtattgatttaaatatttggtattattagacaatattagtattgattgtggttatgctttaatattgattgtggttatgctttaattttgaaaaataattggttcttgttatatttttctaagtgaattttaccatgttaactaatggttggagccttggaaatttggatatttttacatgctagtttacaagaaggtatcaacgtaatgtaatgttaacggcccggttttcacccggtataattgtggctcgaaagtgtattggtttcatcgggtctagggccgggttcgagtctaataaatagacccgatgTATATTTTGGGTCAgttctgggtcacatcaaacccggcttcacccggcccatgtgcacccctatgcTTGGCAAATGGCAATGCACCTGCTCCATTCcatctttaattatatttttgccTAAACCATATGCAGATCAACATTACATGATCCAATAGGACAATAACAAAGAACAAAAACTGGATCAGGCCCAGAGAAACTCCTAACCCAAAACTCAACTACTGATTTTATCTTATGATCATTagaaccaagttgggttggtctagtggttagctcactagtccgcttaagcaagtgtcgggggttcgaatcccgccttgtgcatgcagcaacccattggccagcggcaaacccttaaatggagctcagtaccgcgacggattagtccttgacctgccgggttgggggataccgtgggaaactaaaaaaaaaatcttatgatCATTAGTTCATTACTCATTAGAGATTTAGAAAAACTAATGCATTCAATCGCTTTCATTAAGTCGATTCAATTTGAATTACATGTCTCTAATTCACTTACAAATAACCATGTAATGTATGTATATGTGGAGTTTTTTCATCGTTAGAGGAACTAACTAATTAAGCAGTGATATACAAGAGTGAGTGGAGTTCACACTCTATTGGAAAGCTTTAATCCCATTCAAGGGGTCCTTCTTTGCAAAGGCGAGGACGTCGATCCCTCCAACTATGAAGATCAAAGTTCTGAACTTAAAGCAGGTTAGCCAAAATCTAAACAGAACAAATCCAACTCAACTCATACATGGTTTAAGTAATCCACTAATCCTACATTAATTGTGGTGTGATTTCAAAAGTATAATGTATCAAAGGTATATTAAAAGAGAGATTAAACTATAGCAAGACAGAAAATGTCTACAAAGAAAAAAGGCTTGATATAATAACAGCATCTATCTATTTTGGGGAGCAAAGCCATTTGTTAAAAGATGAATGCATCGTTGCAGGCAAATGCGACAGTAGAATAGGCTAAAGCGGGTTGGTGCAACGATTAGAAATGGTTCAATTTATACACACAAGATGAAAATGAATCAGGAAAGGGAAAAAGTTGCAAGAATCGTGATGCCAAACATGTCTATAGAACACTTGTCTAAATTGATGTCTTTCTACGGATTAATGCGTGAGATATGTTCCGAGACATTGGACAGAAAATTACATGAGCTAATCCAGGAAGAAACGTGACAAAAAAGAATACAAGAATTATAGATGTGCCTAAATAAATTCCCTCCTCCTTTCTTCTCtgttatttttgagttttatggaaaagataaattaatattgccctttgtttttgaattttatggaaCAAGAATCAATACAGACCAACGCTGCCAGATTTGATGACTTTGGAATGAATTGTTAAGATTTAAGCTGCGCGTTTCAAATTATGAATAACAGTGCTGTTAATTAGTAATGGGATACAGACACTAGTTACACTGACTTACACTCAGATACATCCAAGTTTTCTAAATCAATTGTTAGGATATTATGTATTGCTTTTCAATTGTAACTTtttgaattttctaaaatttttctaattaTTCTTCATTGTCTATATATTCCTTGTTTAATGCAGTTAGATTATAGAACACTATAGAGAAAAAATTGTCATGAAAGTTTAATTAGAATACACTAATTTTTAGATGATGCAAGATTTTCAGATGTGCTTAACTAGAATTTTGTGTACCGCGTAACTAGGTATGGGTAATTTCAAATGTGTAAAGTGTTTGAAATATGGAAATGAAATTTGATAATATGTATGCAAAATGATCAACAATTTCGGTCTCTATCTTtttgaggtactgaaatactgaaattttaaatacaaaaattaaaattttagtaccaatctcagaaccaacaaacataatattAAGTCTTACTCTCTTAGTTTCCGTATCAGTCAAAACAAATGCTACGTGACACtaggggtgtaagttaccgaATCGGACCGAAAATTACCGCAAAACCGAACCAAAAattgaaaaccaaaaaaatagatttttttctgACAAAACCGATCGGTTCGGGTCGATTTTCGGTTGGCTCGATAGAAACcaaatcgaaccaaaccgaaccgaataTATGCATACATTTCAATGTTTTAACCATTTTAACCTTTAACCTAACAACAAAAATTTCTAACCCTTAACCATTTCAATGTTTTACTCTTATTATATCAGTTTATTGACTATTTTAAACCTCTAATTATTGTGTTCATATTCTTCTCATTAgaaattaaaaaccaaaaaaatcgatCAAAACAAACCGctgttggttcggttcggttcgattcGATTGTGTAAAAGCAACAAACCGAACGGTTGTGCATCTGTAAGAACCGAATATATTGATTCGGTTAGGTTTTTGGTCCAAAACCGAATCAAACCGAACCGATAACACCCCTATGTGACACAAAAAATACAAGAAATGTTAAAGGATAACAGATTACACTTACCAAAATAATTGGGAAAAAATGGAAAGAATTCATATGGAGCCGTGAGTAATAATAATTAACCCTGGATTAAAATATTGTTTTATTATAAACCTTTAAAACATTATCTTCtgtatttctatttttttgagatattaaaatactaaaattttaaatgcaaaaattaaaattttagtactaATCTCAGACCAACAAACGTAATATTAAGTCTTACTCTCTCAGTTTTCGTATCAGTCAAAACAAAACAAATGCTACGTAACACAAAAAATACAAGATTACACTTACCAAAATAATTGGGAAAAAATGGAAAGAATTCATAAATGGAGCGGTGAATAATACTAATAAACCCTAGATTAAAATATTGTTTTATTATAAACCTTTAAAACATTAtcttttgtaataataataaatcctagATTAAAATATTGTTTTATTATAAACCTTTAAAACATTATTTTTTGTAtctctatttttttaagatactgaaatactgaaattttaaatacaaaaattaaaattttagtaccaatttTAGACCAATAAACATAATATTAAGTCTTATTCTCTCAGTTTTCGTATCAGTCAAAATAAAACAAATGCTACGTGACACAAAAAATACAAGAGATGTTAAAATATAACAGATTACACTTACCAaaataattggaaaaaaaatggaaagaatgcATATGGAGCGGtgagtaataataataaaccctggattaaaatattgttttattataattttaaaacattatctttaaaaaactaattttaacaaattacttttaaaaagctAAAATTTTACCAAACTGAGAAAACTATTTTTTCACATTTTAAGATGAACGATTATTTCCAATAAAGAACATATGCAAAAAACCACCGATAAAAAGAAAGGAAGACGCAAAGCAATATTTCTCCCTACAAACATCCATTAGTAACAAAATTACGAAGAAAAGATGACGGTTCCTACATGTAAAGCAGCTAAGATACGTAAATGTTATTGTTACAATTCAAATACAGAGATGGGGCAATTCTAATACCATTACCAGTAAAATTCCCCAATACACTAAAGCCGGGTCCTATATGGTGATCATCAGGACACAAAAAAGAAGCCTGTTCTCTTTAACAAAAACATGCCaccataaaataaatatagttgCAAAATTACAACAAACAACTGATGTGGGTAAAATCATTGATGTCAGCAAAACAAAACCATGCGATTGCTAAGCTGCTTTTTAGCCTGTACATCCGCCATGAACAAAGTCTGAGTAGCCTTAACAGTCGAGGATGCTTGTCCAGAGCTTTGCTGCTTCCATTGTTTCACTTATCAAAGAAGGAAACATAGCAGGAACTACAAAGGACAGGGCCTgacatctttttgtttttcttttttcccttttttttttctttttttttctttgtcaaaTACATGATATACTCTCACTTCATCAAGTACTGTATCTAAGAAATGGGCCAAGCTGGTAATGGCAGACAACTAGATCCACTTCTCAAACGGCTTAATTAAAATTGTTACAGTCACCTTAGAGAATCCTCAGCGGCTGAAAAACATGAAATCAGGGTGACTGACCTGAAGCAGTCTCAACCACTTGTCAGCCGCTTGTGAAAGAGAGGTAGCCACCTGGCGCTCATGTCCACCGTTTGGAGTCCACAGAGATCCTTTGAACTTGTATGAAGCAAGACCAAACACCGGTAAAGACATTTTAGGGGCACCATCTGTCTCAGTAGTATGTGACATTACAGGTGCCTGCACCCTTTGTTGTGTACCTGAAATACAAAAGTATTGTATATTAGTTAAGCAACCCATAGAACACATAAAAATGAATTTATTCAACTATCTCACACATGCAGGCATGCAGCACCTCAAATTTCTGTTCCAGGCAAACCATTTTCATGCACTGGTTACTAGCCAATACACTTTAATAGAAACATTCACCAAGACGAAAACATGACTCTTTGTAGTTGAAGAAGAGAGCAAATAAAGAAACCCAACAACCCTTAATTTCAAAGGATGAAAGATAAAATATCACAaactaaatatataaaacaaaaattactaaaaatacaAATAAGCAGCAACATGTCAAGAAGTTCATTGGGTACTGCTGACAGATATAATGATCCATTGTGCTACTCAATAGTATGTCTCAAGAAGAAGAACACAGTTGGAGAATATCACAACTACCAGGTGCCTAGATAAGTAGATAGTAGCCATATATATTCTGTCAATGGAAATGGGTATTAGGCATGTGTCTATCCATAGCTGGGGAGATTCTAAAATAAATTCTGCAAATGTATAATAAATACATCACACTATTTAGGAGCTAAAGGATAAGAGACCAAAACTTTTGATTTTCTTAGTCTGTTTTTCCTAGCCTGGAACAATATACAAAGACTATTCTTTAATTCTCAAAACTTTGTTATAGAGCAAAACCAGTAAAGCAGAAATGAAGAGGTGAAAAACCGCAGCTTACCTCCCACAGGTGTATAAAGAGAATGGTAAGTTAGAAAGCATGCATCAAGATCTTTCAAAGTTGGACCAGTGGGTATCCTGTAAATCGGATACCTACAAAGCAAAGCAAAATGATAGGTCAGCCCCTTGTGCAACTATCCATATGAAGAATGTCAAAAAAGCAAAGTTAAGCATACCATGCTACAGATATCCAACTTGACGATAGTATATCACAACTTCTCAGATTCACCAGTTCTGGAAGGCGGTAAGCAAGGTCCAATATCTATCCCACCACAAAAATTTCAATATAGTGAAAAGgctaaacaaaacaaagaactaTGTCCAACAGTCCAAGTATAACTGGAGAAGATAGCACTTATGAGGCAGGGTAGTTGAGTTGGCTAACCTTGTCAGACAAAGGCTCACGGCTGTAAGGAGGGTCTCTTTCAAGATACTCAAAAAGCAAATAGCCCTGTGAATTGACAGATTCGCCTTCATCACTAGAAAAGCCATCATGTCGGAGTGTGTGGTGGTCTCTCAATGATAATCCACCCATTTGACGATTAATCTCATCTGGCAGGTGTGGATGATTCCATTGCTCCCTCAAGTAATTCAATCCTCTCTCAGGTTCACAATCACTGCTACCTTCACTACTTGAGTCCCTGAAATCACTGTCGCTGTCCTCACCTGGCAGCCTATCAAagaaggaaacaatttgattgtaAACTTTACGGAAACATAAGCACCAGTTAGGCACTTACAAATTGAGAAAAAGTGAACCCAACTGGAAGCTAAGTACTAGCTAAAAGCATCCAACTAAGGTAGAATGCTTAGCTATTCAGAAAGTAAGAATCAACACTAGAACTGAATATTAAATTAACCTTGCAACATACTTAAATCCATAACTTCTTGACATAAAATTTGCAATGTCTCTATCCAAAATGCCCCAATGTTTGGCCTTTATCAAGATTCACACCCTCCCAAAAGGTCATTAAAATTAATCTTCCAAACGAGGTCCAACGAAAGCAATACCTTGACTTTACAGAAGGCTTCCCACTAGTGTAAATTTGAATTCCAGAAAGATAGGGAACGTAATATTGAACAACACTCTCATTCCCGTTTAATACAAGCGGTACACCAGCACCATATGCGCTCCACTCCCTGAAAGATTCCCACAAGTCACCAAGAACAAAGTAAGGCTGAGACTCCACATCGCACGCCTTAAAGCCTCTCATCATGGTCCGCTGCAATATTCAATTCACAATCAAAAAAGGAAAGACGAGCAAATgggtaaaaacaaaaacaatgaagAAGGAGAATCAAATACTTAAACCacactaaaataaagaaaaatgaaacgtgtaaaaagtaaaaattatgcATCATTTACTAGCTTACTTCTTGATGGATGAGAAACTCACTTCTCCTTTCTATTCATTGATCCCATTCAGACCTTCAAAATGTTACTACTTATTGTCACACCAGCCACTAAATCCATCCGTTACAAACAACGACAATACTACAATAAATAACTTAGTTAAAGAAACGCGATTTCTTCCCTAACCCAGCTACAACTATTAAAAGTTCCAGCAAAACTTGCCAGCTAGTTACTGAAAACTAACCTTAGAAAGATACTGAGCAGGCACAGAGGGCGTGATCGCCTGCAAGAACCGCTCTAGATTGCTCAACCGCTTCTCGGCAGCCTCACACGACGGCACCGCAACACCCTTCTTGGCCTCGTCCGACACGACCCGGTTCTCGGGCTCCCGAACCGATTCCGCGGATTTATCCCGAACGGACGACCGGCTCGACGATACGTCACTATGAGCTCTGCGGAGCCTATCGCTGTCGACAGCGCCTTGGAATGAGCGGCGAGGCCTGACCGGCGCGTGGAAGCGATCGTCTCCGCGGGCACGCCCAAAGTTCAAGCCAGTACCCAACATTCCTGTACGCAGAAAGAAAAGGAGAGTTTGGTGGAGCTGAAGTGTGGTCAACGGTGTCAGGAGAAGGAGGAGTTGGGATTATGGAGCAATTGGATTAGATTGAGGATCTGTGGGGAAAGAGGGGGCGGCGGTTGTTGTTGGTTGTTCTAGGGTTTTGAGGATTGAGGGTTTTGGTTGATTGAATCGGAAGACGGGGACGGTGGGGGGTTGAGTTAAATAAGAGAGGGAGTCAGAGAATGGATCTGGTTGTTGGTGGAGGGAGGGAAGGGGGGCAAAAGGGTAATTTTGAGCAGGGATCGAGAGAGGGAGGAAGAGCACAAGCCAACGCAGAATAAGAGATTGATTGAAGGAATGAACGAATGAATGAAAGGCGAATCGGAGAACGAAGCGAATTAGCAAGGTATGGAGGAAATGAAAAGAAAGGGACTCGCGACCCCCAGGCTTTGAATATATGGATGGATGGCCAACCACGAACTaagcatttatttttttattttattaatttagttaatatactattttttgaaaattaaaatgaatatattTGAATTTATGCATATCCTTTAACAGTCAACTGAAATCagcttatatttttatattttaactacGTATTTTAGAATAAAAGAACTTCAAAATTTAGTTTTGCTTTACATGCTCGCCTGTGAATGTGTCAATTCCGAGCTAGCACTTAGCACACACTGTTTTCATTACATGGTATTTTGCACATGCCACTCTGATATGATTTCTTTCATTCATGTATATTATATGGTGAGCTTACTACAACTGATAtactataatattttatataataatataatattgaatgatattattattattatcaagtgCTCTTTGAACATGACCGGGCGCAAGTTGAATAAGAATTTTACATATTATGTATAATATAATATCCGCTAGAAAGCAAAGAAAATATATGTCCAAAATTATTTAAATCGCAAAAAGACAAACATTGCCCCTTAGATCTGAAAAATACAGTAAGTTTATGTGGGTAATAAAAGGCTTTGATGGAGGGTAGTTTAGAGAGGAAAGATGGCGGGCCATGGTGGAGAAAGGGGTGTCTGCGATTGGTTGAAAAGAAATTATTCGGATTAGCTGCGAAGGAGGTGACAAGTGTGGTTGTACGAAGTAGATGATGGGCACGTGTTACTCACATCTCATGCACTCACATTGGGGAGGCTGtcttttttcttatcttatccCCTTTCCAAATTTCTCATTAGTAAACTAAAAATTTTCCGGTTTTGAATTAGTTTATCAAAACTGATATCAACTAAAGtggtatcttttaaattttaaattttttatttagagaataaaatataattttttatttttaaataatttttttatattttttattttatttataaaataaataataaaaaattatattttatttttttaaataaaatttaaaatttaaaaaatttaaatccatatcaattgatattttttataacatttttaattaataaatgatatttttatgttatttattatgatatataaaaaattatcaataaaaatatgaCTTGATAAGTATGATGTGCctaaatattagttaatatttagaatcatttataaaatatgattttcgatttaatttagtctttaatttttaattaatttaatttgcattctaaaattttaagacataattcaaattaatctttctctttaattttattatcgtGAGATGACATAGCACCCAAATTTCACCACAtacctttttttcttcttattttaggAATAATAATTCTACTTCTTccattttcaactcttcatcTTTACTATtatcagaaaattaaagaaagcccTAAAAATTTGAAGTCGTCTTCCTTTTTCAACTCATAATTCTCACTTTCAACACGTAACTTCCTCTTTTCCAGTAGTGCCATTGTCTTCCTCCTCAACCTGTCACAGCCCTTCCATCCAATTTATCGTAGCACCTCCGTCTAACCTTTTCTCATCTTGCTCAATCATCATGCTACTATTTGCATTTTTGAACTCATTGTGCTGCTATATCTGTTCCTAAATTCCTCGCACCGTTGTCTCCTTCTGTCACACCGTCATCTTCCTCTCTCAACTTTTTTCTTGCTACCCTTACAATTCAACACAACGATACTTTGTCTTCTGCTCACCATTCTTATAactgttttttttattaatttttgttaaatatttacggttaggattttaattttgtttaattttggttGATTGGTACTGATGGTTTGATTtagttgtttaaaatttttaatttttgagttttatttggttTAATGTTCCTCTTCCAAAGATAACAATGTAGAATATCTGACAAGAGGCGCAGCGACGACAACTTGCATGCATTGACAGTGAATGACTTAGGTGAGCTTTGATGGTGTAGTGGCGTTTTGGGGTGAGCAATGACCTCCCAA includes:
- the LOC112712052 gene encoding uncharacterized protein, whose translation is MLGTGLNFGRARGDDRFHAPVRPRRSFQGAVDSDRLRRAHSDVSSSRSSVRDKSAESVREPENRVVSDEAKKGVAVPSCEAAEKRLSNLERFLQAITPSVPAQYLSKRTMMRGFKACDVESQPYFVLGDLWESFREWSAYGAGVPLVLNGNESVVQYYVPYLSGIQIYTSGKPSVKSRLPGEDSDSDFRDSSSEGSSDCEPERGLNYLREQWNHPHLPDEINRQMGGLSLRDHHTLRHDGFSSDEGESVNSQGYLLFEYLERDPPYSREPLSDKILDLAYRLPELVNLRSCDILSSSWISVAWYPIYRIPTGPTLKDLDACFLTYHSLYTPVGGTQQRVQAPVMSHTTETDGAPKMSLPVFGLASYKFKGSLWTPNGGHERQVATSLSQAADKWLRLLQVSHPDFMFFSR